A genomic stretch from Pochonia chlamydosporia 170 chromosome 4, whole genome shotgun sequence includes:
- a CDS encoding flavin-containing amine protein (similar to Togninia minima UCRPA7 XP_007914254.1) — translation MTPGSILLSSPVASVRQIGGTRGEVVVTTRNNLTFRAKKTIISVPTPLYRDITFNPPLSGAKLELSNNTRLGYFSKVILVYAKPWWKEAGLAGLAHSLNTTVNLGGSEPDTAAASNGAGPITLIRDTSHPEDGVYALTCFVVANTGRAWSQLPAAQRRSEILSQVASIYKDIDRDVVYSPVEIFEQQEWSKEEWSKGCPCPVAGPGVLSTVGHAIREPFGNVHFVGTETSVVWKGYMEGAVRSGERGATEVVEALRKAATPTANL, via the coding sequence ATGACTCCGGGGTCCATCCTTTTGTCCAGCCCCGTCGCATCCGTTCGTCAAATCGGCGGAACTCGCGGTGAGGTTGTCGTAACAACCAGaaacaacttgacattcCGGGCTAAGAAGACAATTATTTCTGTTCCTACGCCACTCTATCGAGACATTACTTTCAACCCGCCCTTGTCAGGAGCGAAATTAGAgctctccaacaacacacgACTAGGCTACTTCAGCAAAGTTATTCTTGTCTATGCGAAGCCCTGGTGGAAGGAAGCAGGacttgctggcttggctcACTCACTTAATACGACCGTGAATCTAGGGGGAAGCGAGCCAGACACCGCAGCTGCCAGCAACGGAGCCGGACCAATTACTCTGATTAGGGATACCTCGCACCCAGAAGATGGTGTTTACGCTTTAACATGCTTCGTTGTCGCGAACACAGGTCGGGCTTGGTCTCAGCTCCCAGCCGCGCAACGCCGTTCCGAAATTCTTTCACAAGTTGCTTCAATCTACAAAGATATAGATAGAGACGTTGTTTACTCACCTGTGGAGATTTTTGAGCAGCAGGAATGGAGCAAGGAGGAGTGGAGCAAAGGCTGCCCGTGTCCCGTAGCCGGGCCAGGAGTATTGAGTACAGTTGGTCACGCCATTCGGGAACCCTTTGGCAATGTACACTTTGTTGGTACCGAAACCAGTGTGGTTTGGAAAGGGTACATGGAAGGGGCTGTGAGAAGCGGCGAGCGTGGTGCCACTGAAGTTGTCGAGGCTTTGAGAAAGGCTGCGACTCCTACAGCCAATCTTTAG